A genomic stretch from Schistosoma haematobium chromosome 4, whole genome shotgun sequence includes:
- a CDS encoding hypothetical protein (EggNog:ENOG410V4QD~COG:U) — MDDSVVTVAKILEAFRIHLGKLDFKCETNDIQPSSFISGHELPVSNDVVNFFLKVGGFVLLCENTQCLNPMSLSKVLHELLSSHLSASVLASLLYRIYQSPDTWPSFSAGLFSLLHTIPFASTPSSYFSFPDDAYSNVSLPPTDKWPSQAGWTFHCWIYRKRLTNNKMHLYCFQTYDRLGFSAYFINEVLFLSVSRSKGKVDEFPINSSFCLHEWFMLTIVYSFLRWGGSGILCYVNGTLVSNVDVTWHLNTCEIFKTCLIGQSSNTTNGDGFCGHMSNIMGFAEALTPEQISYIYCLGPKYQGQFHFEADICDESLSNQTEIISDLNKLYNSLVFAYNPLSCDGRLCLNQAVNFHQSNQTSLHALMSEVRFCLYFIS, encoded by the exons ATGGATGATAGCGTTGTCACAGTTGCAAAAATTCTTGAAGCTTTCCGTATTCATTTGGGTAAATTGGATTTCAAATGTGAAACCAATGACATTCAACCTTCTTCGTTCATTTCTGGTCAT GAGCTACCAGTGAGCAACGATGTCGTCAACTTTTTTCTGAAAGTGGGCGGTTTTGTGCTGTTGTGCGAAAATACACAATGCTTAAATCCTATGTCTTTGAGCAAAGTACTTCATGAGTTACTTTCTTCACATCTATCTGCAAGTGTTTTGGCTTCATTGTTGTATCGTATCTACCAATCTCCAGACACTTGG CCTTCTTTTTCAGCCGGTTTATTTTCACTCTTGCATACGATTCCATTTGCTTCAACACCAAGTTCCTATTTTAGTTTTCCAGATGATGCGTATTCC AATGTTTCGCTACCACCCACTGATAAGTGGCCAAGCCAAGCTGGTTGGACATTCCACTGCTGGATATACCGAAAACgtttaacaaataataaaatgcaTTTATATTG CTTTCAAACTTATGATCGGTTAGGATTCTCAGCTTATTTTATTAACGAAGTTCTGTTTTTATCTGTGAGTCGTagcaaggggaaggttgatgaGTTTCCGATCAATTCCTCTTTCTGTCTTCATGAg TGGTTCATGCTTACAATTGTTTATTCGTTTTTGCGGTGGGGTGGGAGTGGTATTCTTTGCTACGTTAATGGTACGTTGGTGTCAAATGTGGACGTTACATGGCATCTAAATACCTGTGAG ATTTTTAAGACATGTTTAATCGGTCAATCCAGTAACACCACAAATGGAGATGGTTTTTGTGGCCATATGTCTAACATTATGGGGTTTGCGGAAGCTCTTACACCGGAACAAATCAGTTATATTTACTGTTTAGGTCCAAAGTACCAA GGTCAGTTCCATTTTGAAGCTGATATCTGTGATGAGTCTTTATCTAATCAAACCGAAATAATTAGTGATCTTAACAAGCTGTATAACTCCCTTGTGTTTGCATACAATCCTCTTTCTTGTGACGGTCGGTTATGTCTTAATCAGGCTGTAAACTTCCACCAGTCAAATCAAACATCTTTGCACGCTTTAATGAGTGAGGTAAGGTTCTGTTTGTACTTTATATCGTGA
- a CDS encoding hypothetical protein (EggNog:ENOG410KD7X) — MSPPSFQLMPFWFDNIEAWFCYAEANFHGHGVNDTRAQFLSVFKALPREFNRYVTPSMFTSDVSEPYENLKRSILKRGDLTDRQRLDQLFINIDLQHGFATDILQRMREVIGPRTFDKGLFKQLFLSKLPQQVKVVLVSFQNNALGELAASADRILEITKPSTTEVFSVKEMPQTTQNDITELCHTLTRYLNLRNDLNRSHTPRRSISRKRSVSRPRETDNPDWCWYHNQYGKSSRNCRKPCNFPISKPTD, encoded by the coding sequence ATGTCCCCACCCTCGTTCCAACTCATGCCCTTCTGGTtcgacaatatcgaagcctggttctgctacgcagaagccaaCTTCCACGGGCACGGCGTGAatgacacacgtgcacaattcctctcagtattcaaggcactaccgcgcgaattcaacaggtacgtaacacctagtatgtttactagtgatgtttctgaaccttacgaaaatttaaaacgttcgattcttaaacgaggagacctaaccgatcgacaaaggttagatcaactctttatTAACATAGACCTGCAGCACGGTTTCGCGACGGACATTTTGcaaaggatgagagaggttataggcccaagaactttcgacaaaggcctattcaaacaacttttcttgtctaaacttccccaacaggtgaaagtggttctggtctcgttccagaacaacgccttaggcgagctggctgcatctgccgatcgtatcttagaaattacgaaaccttctactaccgaggtattttcagtcaaagaaatgcctcaaacgactcagaatgacataaccgagttatgtcatacactcacgcgttatcttaatcttcgtaaCGACCTTAATCGCTCGCACACCCCACgaagaagcatttcacgtaagcgatctgtctctagaccacgagagacggataatcccgactggtgctggtatcacaaccagtatggaaagtcttccagaaattgcagaaaaccctgcaattttcccatcTCAAAACCGACCGACTAG